A genome region from Arachidicoccus soli includes the following:
- a CDS encoding TonB-dependent receptor domain-containing protein: protein MTPNNYQATEDVGAAYLQARINLQKLEISGGIRGENTAQHFKTSKQSVTAISEETINYFDFLPSIHFKYSLSKKTNLRLSYFRSISRPNYYELVPYTIRGTDYIERGNPYLKHATADNFDFRFETYPGGEQQIFAGVFYKRIQNPIELGLVDGGLNSGQIYYTPENYGTAHNYGLELAVTKFFGNIGFEGNYTYTHSAINTPKIFYYKANHDPNLKQIDSLHVMETRPLQGQSNNVFNISLLYKSASAGFYGQLSYEYIGKTLSEVSLYYNSDYYQQPLSYLSLSLQKKLGQHFTVSGKFNNLLNSSTVLKTQGSLIVSKSTYEPSYQVGVKYLF, encoded by the coding sequence ATGACCCCCAATAATTATCAGGCCACCGAAGATGTCGGTGCAGCTTATTTACAAGCGCGGATAAACCTTCAAAAACTTGAAATATCAGGTGGTATAAGAGGAGAAAATACTGCACAACATTTTAAAACTTCCAAACAAAGTGTTACGGCCATTTCAGAAGAAACGATCAATTATTTTGATTTTTTGCCTAGTATTCATTTTAAATATAGTCTTTCCAAAAAAACCAACTTAAGGCTATCTTATTTTAGATCTATTTCACGACCCAATTATTATGAACTCGTTCCTTATACGATTCGCGGTACAGATTATATAGAAAGAGGAAACCCTTACCTGAAACATGCCACAGCAGATAATTTTGATTTCCGGTTTGAAACTTATCCGGGAGGAGAACAACAAATTTTTGCAGGCGTTTTTTATAAGCGTATTCAAAATCCTATCGAATTGGGTTTGGTAGACGGAGGATTAAATAGCGGGCAAATTTATTATACTCCCGAAAATTATGGTACTGCACATAATTATGGATTAGAGCTTGCCGTCACCAAATTTTTCGGAAATATAGGATTTGAAGGAAATTACACTTATACGCATTCGGCTATTAATACACCTAAAATATTTTATTATAAAGCAAATCATGACCCTAACCTAAAGCAAATAGATAGTTTACATGTTATGGAAACACGCCCGCTTCAGGGGCAATCAAATAATGTATTCAACATATCCTTGTTATATAAGAGTGCTTCTGCCGGTTTTTATGGACAACTTTCCTATGAATACATAGGAAAAACATTATCTGAAGTTTCACTTTACTATAATTCTGATTATTACCAACAGCCCTTATCTTATCTTTCTTTATCCCTGCAAAAGAAATTAGGACAACATTTTACAGTATCCGGCAAATTCAATAATCTATTAAACTCTTCAACAGTCTTGAAAACACAAGGATCACTTATTGTCTCTAAGAGCACCTATGAACCTAGTTATCAAGTTGGCGTGAAATATCTCTTTTAA
- a CDS encoding right-handed parallel beta-helix repeat-containing protein: MKELIIVKYRKILVPVLSIGFLLSACTKNSVNIKQPVVLPANSITSTTITGGTLKGVMLADSTYKVSGDVTVLPGDSLVVQPGAKIEVLNNSAFYIQGTIESNGTKDKPISFTSLTQKPGDWGGFQCDSAKGLSFKWTKIDWAGGPDSSGSPRATITVSSPINVDIEDCWFTDGQDNAIGIFGPAKVNILRNTIIGEGTTDGEGIDFHNGPTGTVAYNVIWGGAGSAIKVYTSATVQIPQTNVAVYNNTVVNNGFRRGAAEPGRGILVDAFATAQVYNNLIVSNYDGLDITPTADISTVKYGNNYFYATVDSLISNYYPAGSLGKAQSSDIISTKSNLMNPMFVNYSTNPPNPSQRTTSDDFHLKAGSPALGKGNPTYNNDIGAYTTDGKGNQH; the protein is encoded by the coding sequence ATGAAAGAACTAATCATTGTAAAATACCGGAAAATATTGGTGCCGGTATTGAGTATCGGTTTTTTGTTGTCGGCTTGTACTAAGAATTCGGTGAATATTAAACAACCGGTAGTATTACCCGCAAACTCTATTACCTCAACAACTATAACAGGAGGTACATTAAAAGGTGTAATGTTAGCAGACTCTACTTATAAAGTAAGCGGGGATGTAACTGTACTGCCGGGAGATTCTTTAGTAGTACAACCAGGTGCGAAAATAGAGGTGCTGAATAATAGTGCATTTTATATTCAGGGGACAATTGAAAGTAATGGTACAAAAGATAAACCTATTTCTTTTACTTCACTTACACAAAAACCCGGAGACTGGGGTGGTTTTCAGTGCGACAGCGCTAAGGGGCTTTCTTTCAAGTGGACGAAAATAGATTGGGCAGGTGGGCCGGATTCTTCAGGAAGCCCGCGTGCAACTATTACTGTTTCTTCCCCAATAAACGTCGATATTGAGGATTGTTGGTTTACTGATGGACAAGATAATGCCATTGGTATCTTTGGTCCTGCTAAAGTTAATATCCTTCGTAATACCATTATTGGAGAAGGAACGACAGATGGAGAGGGAATTGACTTCCATAATGGCCCAACCGGAACAGTAGCCTATAATGTAATATGGGGTGGTGCAGGAAGTGCCATCAAAGTTTATACAAGCGCCACAGTTCAAATCCCGCAAACAAATGTAGCCGTTTACAATAATACCGTTGTAAATAATGGATTCAGAAGAGGTGCGGCAGAGCCGGGAAGAGGAATATTAGTTGATGCTTTTGCAACAGCTCAGGTTTATAATAATTTAATTGTAAGCAATTATGACGGGTTGGATATTACACCAACAGCTGATATTTCTACTGTAAAATATGGTAATAATTATTTTTATGCGACTGTAGATTCATTAATCAGTAATTATTATCCTGCCGGTTCTTTAGGAAAAGCACAAAGCTCTGACATTATTTCTACCAAAAGCAATCTTATGAATCCAATGTTTGTGAACTATTCCACTAATCCTCCAAACCCTTCTCAACGTACAACTTCAGATGACTTTCATTTGAAAGCAGGCTCTCCGGCATTAGGAAAGGGAAATCCTACCTACAACAATGACATAGGCGCTTATACTACTGATGGCAAAGGTAATCAACATTAA
- a CDS encoding TonB-dependent receptor, giving the protein MTKQFLWLIILMGLQNLTHAQKVFLKGFVYDKVTNTPLIGAYVSLDNRETETDRFGQYHFNSIASGKHTVTATYVGYILQRKTITVQNGREVNLNLFLDDKPDEMNSLTVFGKLDASSEEASRSTEKNSLNITNIISAKAIERSPDINAANVLQRMSGVTLKKNSSPDESYTIIRGMEPRYNNTLIDGIQIASPDEKSRSVSLSIIPSDLLERITVDKTLMPDMEGDAIGGTVNLCMKNAPDSFSIQANAAIGYEQMFLNRKFTYFPTNDIQSKSPLQRNPPGYTAKPEDFSRSNLDFRNKQALPNGILGFTFSNRYLKKKLGVILSDNIQNLYYGEKSMFAAVSPENQFISNKLRQIEVSNNLGSTHQLNNGLIAHLDYRLNDNNKFNLDNFYLYTYLSRARLSTDTTLVGTGRTGPGTGQVFLNDQSLTQKQFIENLKLSATHLINSHLLIDWAGVLSESGKHSPDRATLTNDFLINPDFSRTPTYFNSIERIWQKNNDHDYTGLINVSYRKKIGQNASMELKTGGMYRAKSRYNYQDLYTLRPPTTNSNGGATSGKPVFTDIYHTDWSVFNSAGSGTYDPQ; this is encoded by the coding sequence ATGACGAAGCAGTTTTTATGGCTGATTATTTTAATGGGCTTGCAAAATCTTACACATGCACAGAAAGTATTTTTAAAGGGATTTGTCTATGATAAAGTAACAAATACTCCACTTATAGGAGCATATGTGTCATTAGATAACCGGGAAACAGAAACCGATCGGTTTGGTCAATATCATTTTAATAGTATTGCTTCAGGAAAACATACAGTTACTGCGACCTATGTGGGATATATATTGCAACGAAAAACTATAACCGTTCAGAACGGCAGGGAGGTTAATCTAAATCTTTTCTTAGATGATAAGCCGGATGAAATGAATTCCTTAACAGTATTCGGCAAATTAGATGCTAGCTCAGAAGAAGCTTCCCGTTCTACGGAAAAAAACTCGCTCAACATAACGAATATTATTTCCGCTAAGGCCATAGAGCGATCGCCGGATATTAATGCTGCTAATGTGTTGCAAAGAATGTCCGGGGTTACCTTAAAGAAGAATAGTTCTCCGGATGAATCTTATACCATTATAAGAGGAATGGAGCCTAGATACAATAATACTTTAATAGATGGAATACAAATCGCGAGTCCGGATGAAAAATCCCGTTCAGTTTCATTAAGTATAATTCCTTCGGACTTACTGGAGAGGATAACAGTGGATAAGACCTTAATGCCGGATATGGAGGGGGATGCTATTGGAGGAACTGTCAATCTCTGCATGAAAAATGCACCGGATTCATTTTCCATTCAGGCAAATGCAGCTATTGGTTATGAACAGATGTTTCTCAATAGGAAATTTACTTATTTCCCAACTAATGATATTCAATCGAAAAGCCCATTGCAAAGGAATCCACCAGGATATACAGCTAAGCCGGAAGATTTTTCTCGCTCTAATTTAGATTTTCGTAATAAGCAAGCATTGCCAAATGGTATTTTAGGATTTACTTTTAGTAACCGTTATTTAAAGAAAAAACTAGGCGTCATTTTATCAGATAATATCCAAAATCTTTATTACGGTGAGAAAAGTATGTTTGCTGCTGTATCTCCTGAAAATCAATTTATCTCCAACAAACTTAGACAGATTGAAGTTTCCAATAATTTAGGTTCTACACATCAATTAAATAATGGTCTGATAGCGCATTTAGATTATCGATTAAATGATAATAATAAATTTAATTTAGATAATTTTTATTTGTACACCTATCTCTCTCGTGCACGTTTGAGTACTGATACAACTTTAGTAGGAACGGGTCGTACCGGACCCGGTACCGGACAAGTATTCCTTAATGATCAATCATTAACACAGAAACAGTTTATCGAGAATTTAAAACTCTCAGCTACACATTTGATTAATAGTCATTTATTGATAGACTGGGCAGGCGTATTGTCAGAATCTGGCAAGCATTCACCCGACCGTGCAACGCTTACCAATGATTTTTTGATTAACCCTGATTTTTCCAGAACTCCAACATACTTTAATAGCATTGAAAGAATTTGGCAAAAAAATAATGACCATGATTATACAGGCTTGATTAATGTAAGTTATAGAAAAAAGATTGGTCAAAACGCTTCAATGGAATTAAAAACAGGCGGGATGTATAGAGCTAAATCGAGATATAATTACCAGGATTTATATACTTTAAGACCACCAACTACCAACTCAAACGGAGGTGCTACGAGTGGAAAACCGGTATTTACTGATATTTATCATACAGATTGGTCTGTTTTTAATTCGGCTGGTTCAGGAACTTATGACCCCCAATAA